The genomic interval cgatgaaattaagcttcccgtattcgccccgaacacacaacttaagttcatcaataataattcataccattaaagaattattattgaactaccgcaccaatcccaaattacatttttgggctcattcttattatgagtgtgttagtctccctgtgtttaagatgtcgaatgtccactaattaagtgagttactgacaattcatttaattaatatcttagtccaagagtagtaccactcaaccttatcgtcatgtcggactaagtccacctgcagggtttaacatgacaatctttatgagctcctcttggggacattatcaacctagattactaggacacagtttccttctataatcaacaagtcacactataagtaacatcattttccaacttatcgggcttattgatttatcaaactaaatctcacccattgataaattaaagaaatgaatatcaaatatatgtgcttgttattatattaggattaagagcacacacttccataataactgaggtctttgttcctttataaagtcagtataaaaggaaacgacctctaatggtcctactcaatacactctaagtgtactagtgtaattatatagttaagataaactaatacctaattacactacgaccttccaatggtttgttcctttccatcttggtcgtgagctactgtttataatttataaggtactgataacatgatcctctgtgtgtgactccacacaccatgttatctacaatataaattaattgaacaactacatttatcataaatgtagacatttgatcaatgtgattcttatttctagataaatgtttatactaaaagctaggcttttagtatacatcctaacatgcgtgtgctcttttatttttccgctgcgtttatttactcgattgttttacgattccgaaacgaacgaaatatccacgagcgctattcacccccctctagcgctttcaatccaacaaACTGTACTTTGTTTCCTATAAATATGTATAAGGTCGTGGCTATAGGCTAAAGCTCGCCTTGTTTAATTTGCATCTTGTCGAAGGCGGTCTTAAATATGACATTAACATATCTTCCCATGCCCACAAAAACTCTAGCCACCTACTATTGGTGATAGTGGCTAATAGTGAGGTGACTTTgatgatcaaggcatcatcatggggGAGTTCTATCTCCTCAAGGTATTGAGGCCCAAAGCTAATCTGGGGACCTTCAACTTGCTCTCTACTAGAGGCGACTGTGCATATCTCAAGCAGGCGACTAtgaatttttcatgcttcattgGAGTCACCATCAGTGGATCCTCTAGAGATTATACTGACCCTCCTCATAGCAACATTGCTTAGATTTTCTTCCTGCCTAGTTTGAGCGGGCTCCATGCcgtcaattggggaggcttggtTGCCTTGTATGTGTCATGTATTGGTTGGCCTACAGTTGTATTGGGGCTCAACAATGGAAGGTTGATTAGCTACAGAGTAATTTGGGGAGGTAGCTGACCTTGCTCAGCCGCTTGACTTTTATCCCTAGTGAACTGATAACAATCTTGGGTATTGTGAGTTTTGGAATTGTGGTATGTACAAAAATTAGATATCCAATGTTGAGGCTTGGCAAATGAAGTCCGCACCACTTCCATGTGTTGCACAACCCTTCCTTCCCGAGTCTAGGGGAGAGGATTTGACTAGTGCTCTTTAGGGCATATGCGATGTAGAGAGGCCTTGCGCTCGGCTTGGGAGGAGGGAGTTGGAGTAGCTACTTCTTTTATCTGAGCTACTTAAGATTGTTCAACATTGATGTATTTGATCGCTCACCCCAATCGACTGTCGAAGTCCTTGGGGGGCTTTCTCACCAAGGAATGAAAGAAGTCTCCATCAACGAGTTCTTATGAAAAGACACTCAGGTATTTCAGAAGTAACAGAAGAAACATCCATAGTTATTTGATTGAACTGCCTTATGTAAGTTCTTAAGAACTCCTTTGCTCCCTGCTTGAGGGAAAATAAGCTCAAGTTGCTCTTGTGGTATCTTCAGCTGTTGGCAAAATGGTGAAGGAAGACCCTTTTGAAATATTTGAAGCCTATCATGGAACTAGCAAAGAGATGATCAAACCATCTTTGTGTCGAGCCTAAAAGGTTATTAAAAATGCTCAACATTTGACACCATCCATATACTAGTGCACTAGAGCTACATTTTCAAATATGTGAAGGTGATCTTAGATATTGGTGGAGCCTCTATATTCTCTGACCAACAAGGGTTGGAAATGTTTGGGCAACTTATCTTCGAGGAACTTCTAGGAGAAGGGCACCCTTGGCCGCTCGAATGAATCACTAGAAGTGGGGGCCTTGCTCTTCTTTGGATCTTGAGGAGGTGAATCTCTAGCAGAGGATTCATGGGACCGCTTAGCTCTGGCAGagtccttggcaggcgttcaaACCAAAGCCTTGGGGAACTCAGCTTGCTTCCTTGGCTTGGACCTTCTTTTAGTAGCTTGTGGCACCTCACACGACACTGCAATTGCTTTGGAGAGGGGAGGTTTGGCTACTTGTTGCTTCCATGCCAGTGTTTGCTCCTTAACCATCACTAGTAAGTCAAGGTCTTCTTGTGACAAAGTGATGGTGGTAAATTTTTCTACgttgtccatcttcacgttccagatcaagTGTAGTGTTTCCATAGacaacgccaaatttgatcccatcTAAAAGCGATAAAAGGTGAACTACTAGTGAGTTGACTTGGCAGTTGATTGGAAGATGACTTTGAGCTGAGAATGCCGGCAAGAATAAGCAAAAGGAGGAAAAAGATCATCAGTAAGTGGGTCAGGGGAGGGGGTCCTTAGCGCGTTTACTCCGACGGTCAAGTCAGTATCATGGAGGGAAGAAGAATAGTGCAATGGGAAGTGAGTTCGTGGACTAGCATACCTGCACCAATAGAGATTGGCCCCTTTTATAATATCTCTATAATCCCCGCATTAATGAGGCATCACATCACTGCTAGATAGTATGTTTAATCACTATGCTTTTATTGTATCCAATAGTTCTATCATAGGTATGGGAGGAGTATCCTGTACATGTGCAAGGATATGCTCTCTTTGACTTTCTAACAAACTCACGTGAAGTATTCATTACTAAGTTTGTTCATAGGCTAGAAAGCCTAATGGGTCACTAGTCATTTGTCCCACTAATAGGGAGATAGGCCCAGGACAAGTAACATATTTCCTGTTGGGTTGACTAGGCCCGTAAATATCTAATTGGAGAGTTGGGCCCCTGAGATATATGATTGGTATTATCTGATCTAAGCATAGTGGGGAGTAAAGCTCCATAAGTAGCTGAGCGGGGAGTTAGGTCTTATGGCATCCGAGTGTGGAGCTGGATCCCTGGGATGTCCGATCGACATTAGCTGATCGGAATGTGATGGGGAGTACATCCCTGTAAGTAGTCGAGTGGGAAGCTGGGCCCCGATGACATCCGAGTGGGGAGCTAGGCCTCGATGGCATCCGAACGAGGAGTTGGCCCCCTGGGATGCCCGATCGACATTAGCTAATCGGAGTGTGGTGGAGAGCAAATTCCTGTTAATAGTTGAGTGGAGAGCTGGGCTCCTAGTATGTTCGATCAGCATGTGATGATCGAAGTGTGGTGGGGAAAAGAGCCCCATAAGTAATTGAGCAGGAAGTTGGGCTCCGATGACATTCAAGTAGGGAGCTAGGCCCCTTGGACATATGATCGACATTAGCTAATTGGAGCATGGTGGGGAGTTGAGTCCTATAAGTAGTTAAACAGGGAGCTGGGCTCCAATGACATCCGAGTGGAGAGTTGGGCCCCTAGGATATCCGATCGATATTAGTCAATTGGAGTGTGATGGGAAGCAGAGTCTCGTAAGTAGTTGAGTAGGGAGCTAGCCTCTGATAACATCTGAGTGGAGAGCTGAGCCATTGGGATGTCCAATCAACTTTAGTCGATCGGCGTGGGAAGAGCTCATCGGATATGTTATTCGAATTGACATATCTTAAACTTTGACTGTTACCTATTCTGGTTGGTTAACCTTTGGACCTCACCGGGGACTTCTCGTATCACTCCTCTGTATGATGAATGTCTAAACAATTAGGGCTAAAAACTCTCACAAAAGTATCTGTGCACAATCTTAATGTGCTAAACTATGCTTATAAAATCTTGTATTGTGAATTCTCTAATCGAACTTTGGCCAAAAGATGTGTTAAAGAATTAGTACAATCTTTTAAAGCCCATCAAAATTACATGCAGACTCCATTGAACAAATATTTAGTGTTACTTTATTTTCTATAtaacaatttattttaatatttaacttttgtGGATGTTATTAGTTTTTAATCtagaaaactcaaaattaaaactattttaaatttcatttatatttattttaatttagttagtATAAAACCTTACAATCCAGATTAAGTGCCCTAATTAAAGAACTTAAGTACGCGCGTACTTGTTCTTTAAAAAGGGGAATCATTGTAATGATTctaaaaactaagaaaaattcctaatcaacaacttctcctcaactatatatattttttaaatcttttaaagtaATTATATAAACATTGAAATAGTCTATAGACAAATTTCAATGCGCCATAATGTCTTTATAATAGAAATAATATAGATTAACATGCATGCATACAGAAAAATGAATTCTCACGTTAGGATATCATCTAGATATATGGTATGTTAAGATATAATGATAAATATGGTGTCACTGAATATGGTATGAAATATCAGTTattatagaaataataataaCGTCAGTGGTTACAATAGGTCTTtgtcaattaaaataaatttatgatcATTAtcctaaattgatattttttataattattaaagtaAAAGTTAATATCTTCGCCGGCTCCACGGAATGAAAATTTTACCCTGATGCAACAGCCTTTACATCATCTTATTCATCAATATAAAGCTTTGAACAATATTGAAGCATTCAGCATTGTAGTACATGGCCACTTACGATATCGTCATCATCATTATATCACACTGATAGAACCAAAAGCAATCCATCGAATAATTATTCCACGCACTTTATTTATAGACTACTATAATTATGTAACGATTGCCGTGCTCGCTGATCAGGCGTAGGGAGCCTTGTCGACGCCCTCTTCCAGGCGGAACCACACGGTCTTCTTCACCTCGGATGAGCCACTGATCCCTGTGGCGGCCGCTGCCTTCCCGCCGATACCGGCCGCGGAGGCGCCGCCGTCATCAGCCGGGCCAAAGACGCCGGTGGTGGGGTGTGGCCCCCAGTACTTGTCAGAGCTTCCGCCGTCGATTACATAGTCCGGCACCACGCACGGCCGCACGTGCTCGTCCACGTTCTTGTCGTACGACGACTCGTGCAGCGCCCGGATCCTGCAAGTTGGACACGCGTCAGTCGGGAGTCGACGATGATCTCATCGGGTGCATCCTACGGCTGTGAATGCCATTGTAAGAATTAAAACACCCCCAACATCTACGGTAGCAATCAGTCCGCCGGCCAGCtctcctttttcattttttttaataaaaaaatatagaaaatgtcATTTTAACGGCGATGTCGGTGTGAGGTCGGTGACCGGAAAAAGCAAAAGACAAGTAGAACATGCAAATGGATCTACAGAAACAGTGTCACTTACCCGGAAGAAATCACCGGAGAGGCGACGGAGACGGCGGGGAGGGGCGAAGCGGCACGGATCTGGTGGAGGAATCGCTTCCCGAGGCTTCCTTCGGCTATCGATCGTCCCGCCCAGTAGGTTGCCATACAGGAAGAGAAAGACGTGGGAGATAGACCACTGAAGTTAGGCGACGGAGGACGGCGGAGCAAGCCTATATATAGAGCAAAGAGGGCCCCATCGACGATTTTGTTCAACGCTGACTCAACCAAAGGCACGCAAATATCGCACCGTATCGGCGGGTCCCATCCAAACCATTTTCCTCTTCGGAGACATCTGATACAATTGATGGATGGTTCACGACATAAACCACGAACCGTtcctaaattttcctaagtgacCAAGATACCCTCGCCTACTTTGTAATATTAGCAAGTGACCAGGCGCGCAGCGGCTATTGATACGCCAGACGACGAGGGTACAAATGGAAGTTCAACTCTCCCATGCTCGTTCCGGTATCTCCGGGTGTTATCTGGTGGCGTAGGCACGAGCGGCAAAAGTTGAAACGAGGTATGCTCATGGTGGAGCCCACCGACAGGTCTTTGTTGGGTAGGCTAAGTTGACTTCTGCTTAAGCATTAAGGATACTAATTTCTgcattattaaaaattaataattaataattaataattatattttgACCGTAAAATACATCGCGTATGACTCCATGCTGCGTGATTCTTGGAGCATTAAAGTCTCTGATAAATTTGGACGGTTTGATATTGTTTTAATTAGTAATTAGTAATTAGCAATTAAGATTAACAAAGTCAGCTTCACCTAATAGTAATTGAGAAATGCATTATTGTTAATATTATAtcattattcttttttttttttttaagaaacggGGTTGCTGTGGTCGGTCCAATTCTTAATCAAGAAGCCATTTGTATACTGTTATCTATTAAGAGTTGAAACTTCCCCAATGTTGTCGACTTTCACTTTGCAGGGAACTCAATTAAGTGAACGAGGCCATGAgataattaacatatatgctCGATTGCTTGATTCTTACGGACAGATTGCCATGAAACTTGAAATGTATGACTCAGAGattcttttttttcaaaaaaaataaaatttgaggcaataaaatccaaaaagaaaTTTAGAGGGAATCAGTAATGTTATTGTTTCAGTGAAGAATAATGAACACAGGATTAAAAAAGCATCGTATTTCATGGAAGTGGATTACTCGTAGTCGGTACAAATTGGGAATTATATGAGTtgttaatatatcaaattaatctGTGGGTTAGGGAATGCTATTGAACGGATTAATTTGGGGCAACTTTTGTCAAATCCTTAATTTGAACCTTTCTCTATTCtctaattgaaaaaaaaacaattatttattattatttatttttttggacTCTTAGACATCTCCTCTAAATGAGTCGGCCTCAATGTGttacattaaaaatataaaaatttactaTCCTCTTTACTATTAAAAAacctcttataatttttttttaacccattgaaatttaaatttaaaatatcattattactcttaaaataaaaatcttaaaGCTCACGTTCTTTCGAGTTAATTTTTTCGTTacataaacttttttttaaaaaatcttgtaTTGAAGATGCCCGGGAAATATTTGGATTTTGGTACATATATGACATCACATTTATGGAGGAATTAAATTCTTTGTCGCCAAAAAAAACCCTTGtttgattttaaataattgtatattttttatatcaaaaatgGATTTGGATTATTAAGCttgataaacaaaataaaaaaaaaaagtaattaggAATCGTTTGGCGTgcctaatattatttatatacatTAATATGGACTCCTACGCTGTTTGGATTTGTCAGTACTGATAATTTGCACAGCTTTCCTCCGCGCCCTATGTGTGTGTTAAACCTcatctttattttaatataatttaatttaatttattatttattttattttt from Zingiber officinale cultivar Zhangliang chromosome 6B, Zo_v1.1, whole genome shotgun sequence carries:
- the LOC121990636 gene encoding late embryogenesis abundant protein At5g17165-like, whose amino-acid sequence is MATYWAGRSIAEGSLGKRFLHQIRAASPLPAVSVASPVISSGIRALHESSYDKNVDEHVRPCVVPDYVIDGGSSDKYWGPHPTTGVFGPADDGGASAAGIGGKAAAATGISGSSEVKKTVWFRLEEGVDKAPYA